One window of Nostoc sp. C052 genomic DNA carries:
- the msrA gene encoding peptide-methionine (S)-S-oxide reductase MsrA yields MSIHNFTLSRQLLRNLSIYLLTVVLLYGAYRVILPAPATDISTVAPKGKQVAVFAGGCYWGMEAVFEHLKGVSDVVSGFSGGDARTADYTLVSAGLTNHAESVKITYDPSKISYNQLLKVYFLVAHNPTQLNRQGPDSGKQYRSAIFFANDEQKQAAQEYIAQLNKSRIFDQPIVTKLDPLKGFYQAAAYHQNYIAHHPSDRYVVANDLPKLAKLQAKFPDMYSN; encoded by the coding sequence ATGTCAATTCATAATTTTACTCTCTCCCGCCAGTTATTACGCAACTTGTCCATCTATTTGCTAACTGTTGTACTCCTATACGGTGCATATCGTGTGATACTTCCTGCTCCCGCCACTGATATTTCGACTGTTGCACCGAAAGGAAAGCAAGTAGCAGTTTTCGCTGGTGGGTGCTACTGGGGAATGGAAGCGGTTTTTGAGCATCTCAAAGGTGTTTCTGATGTTGTTTCTGGCTTTTCTGGGGGTGATGCAAGAACCGCAGACTACACACTTGTCAGTGCTGGATTAACTAATCATGCTGAATCCGTAAAAATCACTTACGATCCATCAAAAATATCATATAACCAGCTTCTCAAGGTCTACTTTTTGGTAGCCCATAACCCAACACAGTTGAATCGACAAGGCCCAGACTCAGGTAAGCAATATCGTTCGGCAATCTTTTTTGCTAACGATGAACAGAAACAGGCTGCACAAGAATATATCGCTCAACTCAACAAATCGCGAATTTTCGATCAGCCGATTGTGACAAAATTAGATCCTTTGAAAGGTTTTTATCAGGCAGCAGCATACCATCAGAATTATATAGCGCATCATCCGAGCGATCGCTATGTGGTAGCGAATGACTTGCCGAAACTAGCTAAACTTCAAGCTAAGTTCCCTGATATGTATAGCAATTAA
- a CDS encoding 4Fe-4S binding protein: protein MIELVSHKLCINCNVCVQVCPTNVFDSVPNQPPAIARQEDCQTCFMCEAYCPADALYVAPESHTNVAVNEDDLIERGIMGEYRRTLGWGYGRKNNSELDTAHKLRQLPRPYQA, encoded by the coding sequence ATGATTGAGCTTGTCAGCCATAAACTCTGTATTAATTGCAATGTATGCGTCCAAGTTTGTCCTACCAATGTCTTTGACTCCGTACCCAACCAACCACCTGCGATCGCTAGGCAAGAAGACTGTCAAACTTGTTTTATGTGTGAAGCTTATTGTCCTGCGGATGCGCTCTATGTTGCGCCTGAATCTCATACCAATGTTGCAGTTAATGAGGATGATTTAATTGAACGTGGCATCATGGGTGAATATCGTCGCACCTTAGGTTGGGGATATGGCAGAAAAAACAATAGTGAATTGGATACTGCCCATAAACTGCGCCAACTGCCGCGCCCCTATCAAGCGTAG
- a CDS encoding ATP-binding protein, translating into MTKNTVFSLFKDVPLSCILVALFLLQILLAVGLTAYLSILNGQKAVNEVASELRHEVANRVEQNLQTYLSTPRQVLRGNQNLINIGLLKIENITNWESFLIEQLKTFPDALALTVSNEQQEHLMVEKLNDRQFLLKKAGKSTEYDLYTYKIDSQGQRTQLPEVIKNYDARSHPDYQTAVTAKKFSFSQIFIPSSEPRLFISASQPIYNSQGQLFGVNSTLIRLSEIGDLLQNIKVGKSGQIFIIERSGLLVASSTAEEPFRLQNGKPIRLEASQSVNSLTQAAAKYLTTKFNNFDQIQSLQQLDFSLDGKRQFLEIKPLQGESNLNWLIVVSVPEAEFMGQINRNTQTTIFLCLGALGLATILGIVTARWITQPILDFSTAIKDLTDFTNDKDSVVMVQGIKEVEMLGESFNKMVQQLRKNFTALTIKNAELELQVKQRTQDLQQEIQKRINSEQKLRQHHRVLAELTNHKALFEGNLETAFKVITEKAANALEVERVSVWLFNDQRTKLQCISLYERSNQKHSAGLERNLADYLIYYKAVVALSTIVITDTRTDLRVQELWDKLLEPNNIVSLIDTSIWVGGKIVGTVLYEQIDTPRTWEISEENFVSSIAEFVALTLEVCDRKQAESALREAQEAAEVANRAKSTFLGNINHDLRNPLSSILGITEALKDGVYGPVSEEQQQSLTILESSGKNLLELISQILDFTDTESSKIELQLAATSIQGLCDYSLSFVKHLAFQKNIQLRAQVPEELEPIQVDERRIRQVFINLLTNAIKFTKEGGEVWIEVQPTATNEYIFFSVVDTGIGMLSDDLFKLFQPFMQVENASTRRSTGTGLGLVMVQKIVELHGGTVHAESQLGKGSRFTVKLPWKKAEKWKV; encoded by the coding sequence ATGACCAAAAATACTGTTTTTTCCCTATTTAAAGATGTACCTCTAAGCTGCATTCTGGTAGCGTTGTTTCTGCTACAAATTCTGCTAGCTGTAGGATTGACTGCGTATTTATCAATCCTTAATGGGCAAAAAGCAGTCAATGAGGTGGCTAGTGAATTGCGTCATGAAGTCGCCAATCGAGTTGAGCAGAATTTACAAACCTATTTGTCAACTCCGCGTCAGGTACTACGCGGTAATCAAAATCTGATTAATATCGGGTTACTAAAGATAGAAAATATTACAAACTGGGAGTCATTTTTAATAGAGCAGTTAAAGACTTTTCCCGATGCGTTGGCTTTAACGGTAAGCAATGAACAGCAAGAACACCTAATGGTAGAGAAGCTCAACGATCGCCAATTTTTACTTAAAAAAGCCGGAAAGTCAACTGAGTACGACCTTTACACTTACAAAATTGACTCTCAAGGTCAACGTACTCAGCTACCGGAAGTGATTAAAAACTATGATGCGCGATCGCATCCTGATTATCAAACAGCTGTTACTGCCAAAAAATTCAGTTTTAGTCAAATTTTTATACCCAGCAGTGAACCAAGACTTTTTATTAGTGCATCTCAACCTATCTATAATTCCCAAGGTCAGTTATTCGGAGTCAACAGCACTCTGATTCGTTTATCAGAAATTGGAGATTTGCTGCAAAATATCAAAGTTGGCAAGTCTGGGCAAATTTTTATTATCGAGCGTTCAGGGCTATTAGTCGCAAGTTCCACAGCCGAAGAACCATTCCGCTTACAAAATGGTAAACCAATTCGGTTGGAAGCTTCCCAGAGTGTGAATTCTTTGACTCAAGCAGCCGCTAAATATTTAACAACTAAATTTAATAACTTTGACCAAATTCAAAGTTTACAGCAATTAGATTTTTCTTTGGACGGCAAACGACAATTTTTAGAAATTAAACCGTTACAGGGCGAATCAAATCTCAACTGGTTGATTGTGGTAAGTGTCCCCGAAGCAGAGTTTATGGGACAAATTAATCGCAATACTCAAACTACAATTTTTCTCTGTTTAGGAGCATTAGGACTAGCTACTATCCTGGGGATTGTTACCGCCCGTTGGATAACTCAGCCAATTTTGGATTTCAGCACGGCGATAAAAGATTTAACCGATTTTACCAATGACAAAGACTCAGTGGTGATGGTACAGGGCATTAAAGAAGTAGAAATGCTGGGTGAATCTTTTAATAAGATGGTGCAACAGTTACGCAAAAATTTTACTGCACTGACTATTAAAAATGCAGAGTTAGAACTGCAAGTTAAGCAGCGAACTCAAGACTTACAGCAAGAGATTCAAAAACGTATTAATAGTGAACAAAAACTGCGCCAACATCATCGCGTACTAGCAGAACTGACAAATCACAAAGCGCTTTTTGAAGGAAATCTAGAAACAGCATTCAAAGTCATTACCGAAAAAGCAGCCAATGCCTTAGAAGTAGAGCGAGTCAGTGTATGGTTATTCAACGATCAACGTACCAAACTACAATGTATAAGTCTCTATGAACGTAGCAATCAAAAACATTCGGCAGGTTTAGAACGCAACCTGGCAGATTATTTAATTTACTATAAAGCGGTGGTGGCTTTGAGTACCATTGTCATTACCGACACTCGCACTGATTTACGGGTACAGGAATTATGGGATAAATTACTAGAACCAAATAATATTGTATCCCTAATTGATACCTCTATTTGGGTTGGGGGTAAAATAGTGGGAACAGTATTGTATGAGCAAATTGACACTCCCCGGACATGGGAAATAAGCGAGGAAAATTTTGTTAGCTCAATTGCAGAATTTGTTGCCCTAACTTTAGAAGTATGCGATCGCAAACAGGCAGAATCCGCTCTACGTGAGGCTCAAGAAGCTGCGGAAGTGGCAAATCGTGCTAAAAGCACCTTTTTAGGAAACATCAATCACGATTTGAGAAATCCCTTAAGCTCTATTTTGGGAATCACAGAAGCTCTCAAAGATGGAGTGTACGGCCCTGTGAGCGAAGAACAGCAACAGTCTTTAACTATACTCGAATCTAGCGGTAAGAACTTACTAGAATTAATTAGCCAAATCCTTGACTTTACCGATACTGAATCCAGCAAAATAGAACTGCAATTAGCTGCTACTTCAATTCAGGGATTATGTGATTACAGCTTAAGTTTTGTCAAACATCTAGCATTCCAGAAAAACATTCAGTTGAGGGCACAAGTACCTGAAGAACTCGAACCTATCCAAGTCGATGAACGTCGTATTCGCCAAGTATTTATCAACTTGTTGACTAACGCCATTAAGTTTACTAAAGAAGGAGGTGAAGTTTGGATAGAAGTCCAACCAACTGCTACTAATGAATATATCTTTTTCAGCGTGGTAGATACGGGTATTGGGATGCTTTCTGATGACCTTTTTAAATTATTTCAACCTTTTATGCAGGTTGAAAATGCCTCTACTCGTCGTTCTACGGGCACTGGTTTAGGTTTAGTGATGGTGCAAAAAATTGTCGAGTTGCACGGTGGAACTGTTCATGCCGAAAGTCAGTTAGGCAAAGGTAGCCGATTTACGGTGAAGCTTCCGTGGAAAAAGGCGGAAAAATGGAAAGTTTAA
- a CDS encoding ATP-binding sensor histidine kinase → MTSLAQQFPKIFGYTLVEQLYLGSRTAVYRGVQRSQQCSVVIKILRHDYPSFSELVQFRNQYTIAKNLNIPGIIQPISLEPYNNGYALVMADIGGISLRHYIQASPLTVEQFWPIALQIVDILHQLYQQRIIHKDIKPANILIQPETGQIKLIDFSIASLLPRETQEIQNPNVLEGTLAYISPEQTGRMNRGIDYRSDFYSLGITFFELLTGQLPFPTDEPMEMVHAHLAKQPLSVCDLNPDLPIMLSEIIHKLMAKNAEDRYQSALGLKHDLMKCQEEYHLAGKLAWFDLGKRDISDRFLIPEKLYGREQEVQTLLDIFGRVANGASELMLVAGFSGIGKTAVVNEVHKPIVRWYGYFIKGKYDQFNRNLPFSAFVQAFRDLMGQLLSSEDAQLQEWKAKILAAVGDNGQVLVEVIPELEQVIGQQPPVPELSGSAAQNRFNLLFQKFITVFTTPDHPLVIFLDDLQWADSASLNLLKLLLTERERGYLFIIGAYRDNEVFPTHPLMLMLDQIEKAQIPIHTHTLKPLSQGVVNQLTADTLSCSLELAQPLTELVYQKTKGNPFFLTQFLKALHEDGYISFDFQAGHWQCDLATVKLLALTDDVVEFMALQLQKLPAATQNVLKLAACIGAQFDLVTLAIVNERSPEDTAIDLWKALQEGLILPISDVYKFYQPSELEVAEVQQPLTFNCSYRFLHDRVQQAAYSLIPDEQKQTTHYQIGQLLLRQVSPTAKEERIFEIVNQLNYGTTLVEEQHQRNELAQLNLTACRKARASTAYQAAREYATVGLKLLGTDAWQRQYEMTLSLHDLAAEVAFLIGDFERMDRWIEAVIHHAKTPLEQVQVYQVRIQALVARNQFLEAIAIGQSVFQMLGVNLPDSPTLEDIRQVKQEIDALIGGSETVDNSNRSIEALNHLPTMTDAQQLAIMQIAAGITPVCFMTGSMLYFLVVALQVKLSIQFGNSPVSAFCYASYAFQLRTLWREMTEVPQFGQLGYQLALEPEAKNIRPATALLIGGFVRHWIDHLQKTLPILQEGYQAALETGNLEFVGYDAQFFCLNAYWCGQPLTELEPKIRAYYQQLRDLNQVTPANCFFIYWQATLILLGQSENEIFLRQHDYEEKILAEAKASNDFYRLCHFYLYRFTLNYWLEDFAKAEYDAAQTRQYLAGGMGSIVEPILYFYDSLTVLATPPESMSESEPRWQRMLENQEKLKEWAHYAPMNYLHKYHLVEAEKHCVLDRKTEALEFYDLAIAGAKANGYPQEEALANELAAKFYLDWHKERIAQVYMIEAYYGYARWGAKAKLADLETRYPQLLAPMLQKAQTPFSVDETLFATGTFTSTSTSSTSLSDTLDLVAILKASQTLSSEIELDQLIGTLLLTVMQTSGATHCALMLNEGQNLTVQARAALTESRQIETQILHPTQSLGDSGVVPISLVTKVKRSLQPAVISNAAQDPLLIGDAYIQNQQPKSLLCSPILQQGKLLGMVYLENNLATGAFTRDRVQLLNLLCAQAAISLENARLYQQAQAYAQQLEESQLQIVQSEKMATLGNLVAGVAHEINNPIGFLNGSINNAKDYVQDLREYLNTYHQHQPPTSSVAELAEKIDLEFLLEDLPKLLDSMKGASDRIKGISTSLRTFSRADTEHKVSANLHAGLDSTLLILKYRLKANENRPAIKVIRNYGDIPEIDCFPGQLNQVFMNILANAIDLFDEMAQQTTFEKLENHPQQIAIQTALLPEQNAVEVRIGDNGKGMNQEVKSKIFDRLFTTKEVGKGTGLGLAIARQIVVEKHGGRLSVQSELGQGTEFSISLPVRG, encoded by the coding sequence ATGACTTCTCTAGCACAGCAATTCCCAAAAATTTTTGGCTATACCTTGGTTGAGCAGTTGTATCTAGGTTCTAGGACGGCTGTCTATCGAGGAGTGCAAAGGTCGCAGCAATGTTCGGTGGTAATTAAGATACTGCGGCACGACTATCCCAGTTTCAGCGAATTGGTGCAGTTTCGTAATCAGTATACGATCGCTAAAAATCTCAACATCCCAGGCATTATCCAACCGATTAGTCTAGAACCCTATAATAATGGCTATGCTTTGGTGATGGCAGACATCGGTGGCATCTCCCTACGTCATTACATCCAGGCTTCCCCCCTCACTGTCGAACAATTCTGGCCAATTGCCCTGCAAATTGTCGATATCCTCCACCAGCTTTATCAGCAACGGATTATTCACAAAGATATTAAACCAGCCAACATTCTAATTCAACCAGAAACAGGGCAGATTAAGCTGATTGACTTTAGTATTGCCTCCCTATTACCCCGCGAAACCCAAGAGATTCAAAATCCCAACGTTCTAGAAGGAACTCTAGCCTATATCTCACCGGAACAAACTGGGCGGATGAACCGGGGGATTGACTATCGCAGCGATTTCTATTCCTTGGGAATTACCTTTTTTGAACTGCTCACGGGACAGTTACCATTTCCAACTGACGAGCCAATGGAAATGGTTCATGCCCATCTCGCTAAACAACCACTCTCTGTCTGCGATCTCAACCCCGATTTGCCCATTATGCTCAGTGAAATCATTCACAAACTGATGGCCAAGAATGCGGAAGATCGCTATCAAAGTGCCCTTGGTCTTAAGCACGATCTAATGAAATGCCAGGAAGAGTATCATCTTGCGGGCAAACTCGCCTGGTTTGATTTAGGCAAACGGGATATCAGCGATCGCTTTTTAATCCCTGAAAAACTCTACGGACGGGAACAAGAAGTTCAAACCTTGCTTGATATTTTTGGCCGAGTTGCCAACGGAGCCTCCGAACTGATGTTGGTGGCAGGTTTTTCCGGCATTGGCAAAACTGCCGTCGTCAATGAAGTACATAAGCCGATTGTGCGTTGGTATGGCTATTTCATTAAAGGTAAATACGACCAATTCAACCGCAATCTTCCGTTTAGCGCCTTTGTCCAAGCCTTCCGCGACCTGATGGGGCAACTGTTGAGTAGTGAGGACGCGCAGTTGCAAGAGTGGAAAGCGAAAATCCTGGCGGCAGTGGGTGACAATGGGCAGGTGCTTGTCGAGGTGATTCCTGAACTCGAACAGGTAATCGGGCAACAACCCCCAGTACCAGAACTCTCTGGCAGTGCCGCGCAGAACCGTTTCAATCTGCTGTTCCAGAAGTTTATCACGGTGTTCACCACCCCAGACCATCCACTAGTGATTTTCCTGGATGACTTGCAGTGGGCTGATTCGGCCTCTCTGAACTTGCTGAAGCTACTGCTGACAGAGCGCGAGCGCGGTTATCTGTTCATCATCGGAGCCTATCGGGATAACGAAGTGTTCCCGACTCACCCCTTGATGCTGATGCTCGATCAGATCGAGAAAGCCCAAATCCCGATCCATACCCATACCCTGAAACCCCTGAGCCAAGGGGTTGTGAATCAGTTAACGGCAGATACCCTCAGTTGCTCTCTGGAACTGGCGCAGCCGTTGACGGAGTTGGTCTATCAAAAAACCAAGGGTAATCCCTTCTTCCTGACTCAATTTCTCAAAGCACTGCATGAAGACGGCTATATTTCCTTTGATTTTCAGGCAGGACATTGGCAGTGCGACCTGGCAACGGTGAAATTACTCGCGCTCACGGATGATGTCGTCGAGTTCATGGCACTTCAGTTGCAAAAATTGCCTGCTGCCACCCAGAATGTTTTGAAACTGGCGGCTTGCATTGGCGCTCAGTTCGATTTAGTGACCCTGGCGATTGTTAATGAGCGATCGCCCGAAGATACCGCGATCGACCTCTGGAAAGCCTTGCAAGAAGGCTTGATTTTACCCATCAGCGATGTTTATAAGTTTTATCAACCGTCAGAACTTGAGGTAGCAGAAGTCCAACAGCCACTCACGTTTAACTGTTCTTATCGCTTTCTCCACGATCGCGTCCAGCAAGCAGCCTATTCCCTCATCCCTGACGAGCAAAAACAGACGACTCATTACCAAATTGGACAACTTTTGCTGCGACAAGTTTCTCCAACCGCCAAAGAAGAGCGCATTTTTGAAATTGTCAATCAGTTGAACTATGGAACAACGCTCGTTGAGGAACAACACCAAAGGAACGAACTCGCCCAACTCAACCTCACGGCTTGCCGCAAAGCGAGAGCCTCAACCGCCTATCAAGCCGCCCGTGAATATGCCACAGTGGGGCTGAAATTGCTGGGAACAGACGCTTGGCAACGACAGTACGAAATGACTTTATCTCTGCACGACTTAGCGGCTGAGGTGGCTTTTTTAATTGGTGATTTTGAGCGGATGGATCGGTGGATTGAAGCGGTGATTCATCATGCAAAAACGCCCTTAGAACAGGTGCAAGTTTATCAAGTCAGAATTCAGGCGTTGGTGGCACGCAATCAATTTTTAGAGGCGATCGCCATCGGTCAATCGGTCTTCCAAATGTTGGGCGTGAACCTGCCAGACAGCCCAACACTAGAGGATATTCGGCAGGTGAAGCAGGAAATTGATGCCTTGATTGGCGGTAGTGAAACGGTAGATAACAGCAATCGCTCCATTGAGGCGTTGAATCATCTGCCGACAATGACGGATGCCCAGCAGTTGGCAATTATGCAAATTGCTGCTGGCATTACACCCGTCTGTTTCATGACAGGCTCAATGCTCTATTTCTTAGTCGTGGCGCTTCAGGTCAAGTTGTCAATTCAATTTGGGAACAGTCCTGTTTCGGCTTTTTGCTACGCTAGTTACGCCTTCCAGCTGAGAACCTTGTGGCGAGAGATGACAGAAGTGCCGCAGTTTGGGCAATTAGGATACCAACTCGCCTTAGAGCCAGAAGCCAAGAATATTCGACCCGCAACAGCCCTCTTAATTGGGGGCTTTGTTCGCCATTGGATAGATCATCTCCAAAAAACGCTGCCCATTCTCCAGGAAGGATATCAAGCAGCATTGGAAACTGGTAATCTGGAATTTGTTGGCTACGATGCACAATTTTTCTGCTTGAATGCCTATTGGTGCGGTCAACCGCTAACTGAACTAGAACCCAAAATTCGTGCCTATTACCAACAGTTGCGCGACCTCAACCAAGTCACGCCAGCAAACTGTTTTTTTATTTACTGGCAAGCTACTCTCATTCTGCTGGGTCAGTCAGAGAACGAGATTTTCTTACGCCAACATGACTATGAAGAAAAAATTCTTGCTGAGGCAAAAGCTTCTAATGATTTTTACCGATTATGTCACTTTTACCTGTATCGATTCACATTAAATTACTGGCTGGAAGACTTTGCCAAAGCGGAATACGATGCGGCTCAAACTCGTCAGTATTTGGCTGGAGGGATGGGAAGTATCGTTGAACCGATCTTATATTTCTATGATTCTCTGACGGTGCTAGCAACTCCTCCTGAATCAATGTCGGAATCGGAGCCGAGATGGCAGCGAATGCTAGAAAATCAAGAAAAATTAAAAGAATGGGCGCATTATGCTCCCATGAATTACTTGCATAAATATCATTTAGTTGAAGCTGAAAAACATTGCGTTCTTGATCGCAAAACCGAAGCTCTAGAATTTTATGACTTGGCGATCGCAGGTGCTAAAGCCAATGGCTACCCTCAAGAAGAAGCCCTCGCCAATGAACTGGCAGCAAAATTCTATCTAGATTGGCACAAAGAGCGGATCGCCCAAGTTTACATGATTGAAGCCTACTATGGCTATGCTCGCTGGGGGGCGAAAGCCAAACTCGCTGATTTGGAAACTCGCTATCCTCAACTGCTGGCTCCCATGCTACAAAAAGCGCAGACACCATTCTCTGTTGACGAAACCTTATTTGCCACTGGAACTTTCACCTCGACTAGTACTTCCTCTACCAGTCTTTCTGATACCCTGGATTTGGTTGCCATCCTCAAAGCTTCCCAAACTCTTTCCAGTGAAATTGAACTCGATCAATTAATTGGCACTCTCTTGCTGACAGTAATGCAAACCTCAGGTGCGACGCACTGTGCTTTGATGTTGAATGAGGGGCAAAATCTCACAGTTCAGGCTAGGGCAGCACTGACGGAATCACGCCAAATCGAAACGCAAATTTTACATCCAACGCAGTCGCTTGGCGATAGTGGTGTAGTGCCCATCAGTCTGGTAACAAAAGTCAAACGCAGCTTGCAGCCTGCCGTGATTAGCAACGCCGCCCAAGATCCGTTATTAATTGGCGATGCGTATATCCAAAACCAACAGCCCAAGAGTCTGCTGTGCAGCCCTATTCTGCAACAAGGCAAGTTGCTGGGCATGGTCTATCTGGAAAATAACCTGGCAACAGGAGCCTTTACCCGCGATCGCGTTCAATTGCTAAATTTGCTCTGTGCCCAAGCGGCGATTTCACTGGAGAATGCTCGTCTCTATCAGCAAGCCCAAGCCTATGCTCAACAGCTGGAAGAATCTCAGCTTCAAATTGTGCAAAGCGAAAAAATGGCTACTTTGGGTAACTTGGTGGCAGGGGTTGCTCACGAAATTAATAACCCAATCGGCTTCCTCAACGGCAGTATTAACAATGCCAAAGATTATGTACAAGACCTGCGTGAGTATCTAAACACCTATCACCAGCATCAACCGCCTACTAGTTCGGTGGCCGAATTGGCTGAAAAAATTGACCTGGAGTTTCTGTTGGAGGATTTACCCAAGTTACTTGACTCAATGAAAGGCGCTAGCGATCGCATCAAAGGCATCAGTACCAGTCTGCGTACCTTCTCTCGTGCCGATACGGAACACAAAGTTAGCGCCAACCTGCACGCAGGGTTAGATAGTACGCTGTTGATTCTCAAGTATCGACTCAAAGCGAATGAAAATCGGCCTGCCATTAAAGTTATCCGAAACTACGGTGACATCCCGGAAATTGATTGCTTCCCCGGTCAGCTTAACCAGGTGTTTATGAACATTTTGGCCAATGCGATTGATCTGTTCGATGAAATGGCACAGCAAACAACCTTTGAAAAGTTAGAAAATCATCCCCAACAGATCGCGATTCAAACTGCATTATTACCAGAACAAAATGCTGTTGAAGTTCGCATTGGTGACAACGGTAAAGGCATGAATCAGGAAGTCAAATCTAAAATTTTTGATCGCTTGTTTACCACTAAAGAAGTTGGCAAAGGAACAGGGTTAGGGTTAGCGATCGCCCGTCAGATTGTAGTCGAGAAACATGGTGGTCGGCTGTCAGTCCAGTCGGAATTGGGACAAGGCACTGAGTTTTCCATCTCCCTCCCGGTTCGGGGTTAA
- a CDS encoding MOSC domain-containing protein, with protein MQVISVNVGLPREVLWKGKTVTTGIFKEPVEGRVMMRTLNLDGDRQADLSVHGGKDKAVYAYPLEHYDYWRRKLPEMDFPWGMFGENLTTVGLLEDEINIGDRFQIGSAEVMVTQPRMPCYKLLIKFGRADIVKQFLDSRLTGFYFSVLQEGQVGNGDTLSLISRDSNNVTVADITRLYARETHDLELLHRAIQVEALPTGWRDYFQQQIENFKK; from the coding sequence GTGCAAGTTATCTCAGTCAACGTAGGACTTCCCCGTGAAGTACTTTGGAAGGGCAAAACAGTTACAACTGGGATTTTTAAAGAACCAGTTGAGGGACGAGTGATGATGCGAACGCTCAACTTAGACGGGGATAGACAAGCTGATTTGAGTGTCCACGGGGGGAAAGACAAAGCAGTTTATGCTTATCCATTGGAGCATTACGACTATTGGCGGCGCAAGTTACCTGAGATGGATTTTCCCTGGGGAATGTTTGGTGAAAATCTTACCACAGTTGGGCTGTTAGAGGATGAGATTAATATTGGCGATCGCTTCCAAATCGGTAGCGCAGAGGTAATGGTGACTCAACCCCGAATGCCTTGTTATAAACTCTTAATCAAGTTTGGACGGGCTGATATAGTTAAACAGTTTTTAGATAGCCGCCTAACGGGCTTCTACTTTTCGGTGCTGCAAGAGGGTCAAGTCGGAAATGGTGATACTTTGTCGTTAATCAGTCGAGACTCAAATAATGTCACTGTTGCTGATATTACCCGACTTTATGCACGGGAAACACACGACTTAGAACTGTTACACCGCGCCATACAAGTTGAGGCTTTACCTACAGGTTGGCGAGACTACTTTCAGCAGCAAATCGAAAACTTTAAAAAATGA